GCTGCTGCCTGAGACCGCGCTCGACGCGTTCGACGCATCGGTGTCGGCCATCGACGCGGCCATCGCGCGGCAGACGGCGCTGCAGGAGCGGCTCGACGAGGCCGCGACGCAGATCACGACCGCCGGCACCGCGAGCCAGAGCACCCGCGCCGAGATCGAGCAGCTCACCGCTCAGGCGAAGGCCGCGGTCGACGACGCGCGCCGCTCGTACACCGACAGCCTGCGCCCGAAGCTCGACGCCCTCGCATCGACGCTCGCGCGCATCAGCACCGGCGTCGACACGATCGGCAGCGACCTGTCGAGCGCCGCCGGCTCGCTCACCGGCTCTTCGTCGACGGGTTCGGCGCTGTCCGACGCCGAGGCGCTCACCGCTGGCATCTCCGACTCGCTCACCGAGACCGCGGCCAAGTTCGACGAGCTCGCCTCGGCGCTCGCGACCGCTCGCGACACCGGCGATCTGACCGAGCTGACCGAGCTGATCGGCGCCGATCCCCACGCGCTCGCGACGCATCTCGCCGAGCCCGTCGAGCTCACCCGCGTGCCGGTGTACTCGGTGATCAGCTTCGGCGCCGCGATGACGCCGCTGTACACCGTGCTCGCCCTGTGGGTGGGTGCGCTGCTCACCTCGGTCGCGATCCGTGTCGACCCGCCGCGCGGAGGTGCCACGGGACTTCCCGAGCTCTCCCCGACCGAGACCTATCTCGGGCGCTTCGGCATCTTCGCCGTCGTCGGATTCCTGCAGAGCTCGCTGCTCGGGCTCGGCAGCGTGGTGTTCACGCAGGTGCAGCCCCAGCATCCGCTCCTGCTGATCCTCGCGGGATGGGTCGCGTCGCTCGTGTTCACGCTGATCATCTACACGCTGGTCGTCACCTTCGGCAACGCCGGCAAGGCGCTGGCGGTGCTGCTGCTGGTCATGCAGATCTCCGGCTCCGGCGGCGCATATCCGCTGCAGGTGCTGCCGCAGTGGTTCCAGAACATCAGCCCGTTCCTGCCCGCCACTCACGCGGTGAACGCCATGCGCTCGGCGATCGCCGGCATCCATCAGGGCGACTACTGGGTCTCGCTCGGGTGGCTGCTGGCGTTCACGCTGCCGGCGCTGCTGCTCGGACTGGTTCTGCGGCGCCCGTTCATCCGCAGCAATCAGAAGATGCTGGCGGCTCTGGAGTCGACGAAGCTCATGTGATCTCGTCGGGCCAGTGGGTAGGATGCCAGGGCGCGCGCTTGCCCGAGACGCGCACCCGGACTGCGTGACACGCAGTCCCACCTACCCTTGAGGACTTCCGCCGATGACGACTGATATCCGCGCTGCGGCACCACCGCGCAGCCTCGCCGCACGCATCGGAAGAATCGCGTTCCTCGTCGTCGCCACCCTCGTGGTGATCGCCGTCGCCGCCGCTTTCTTCCTCACCTGGACGATCCAGCGATCATTCCCGCAGACGTCGGGTGAGCTGTCGCTGAAGGGTCTGGACGAGTCGGTGACCGTGCAGCGCGACGACCGCGGCATCCCGACCATCACCGCCTCCACGTCAGAGGATCTGCTCTTCGCGCAGGGCTTCGTGCACGCGCAGGACCGCTTCTTCGAGATGGACTTCCGCCGGCACGTCACCTCGGGCCGCGTGGCGGAGATGTTCGGCGCCTCGCAGGTGGGCACCGACAAGTTCCTGCGCACGCTCGGCTGGCGCGCGGTCGCCGAGCAGGAGGTCGAGGCGCTCGACAAGACGACCCTCGGCTACTACCAGGCGTACGCCGACGGCGTGAACGCATACCTGTCGTCGCGGTCGGGTGCCGAGCTCTCGCTGGAGTATGCCGTCATCGGCATGCAGAACCCGGACTACGAGCCCGAGCCCTGGGAGCCGGCCGATTCCGTCGCGTGGCTGAAGGCGATGGCCTGGGACCTGCGCACCAACATCGAGGACGAGACCGACCGGGCCCTGCTCGCGGCGCGGCTCGCCGACACCGGCGAGACCACCGAGCAGACCGGCGCGTTGATCGAGAGGATCTACCCCGAGTACCCGTTCGGGAAGAACCCGGTCATCGTGCCCGAGATCTCGCCCGTCGACCCTGTCACGACCGACGCCACCCCTGCCTCGTTCTCCGGAAGCGGCGACGCCGAGATCGCCGACGCGCTGCGCACCGTCGAATGGCGTGAGGCCGACAGCGTCATCGAGGCCGCGAGCATGCTGCTCGGCGGTGCGGGCGAGGGCATCGGGTCGAACTCGTGGGTTGTGTCGGGCGATCTGACCGAGAGCGGGATGCCGCTGCTGGCCAACGACCCGCACCTCGGCGCCGCGCTGCCGTCGGTCTGGTATCAGGTGCAGCTGAAGTGCCGGAAGGTGAGCGAGGCGTGCCCGTTCGACGTCGGCGGGTTCTCGTTCTCGGGGATGCCGGGCGTCGTCATCGGTCACAACGCGAACATCGCGTGGGGGTTCACCAACCTCACCACCGACGTCGCCGACCTCTACGTCGAGAAGCTCGACGGTGATTCGTACTGGCGCGACGGCGCGCTGGCCCCGCTCGAGGTCGAGAAGGACGTCATCAAGGTCGCCGGCGGCGACGACGTGCCGCTGACCATCCGGCGAACCGCGCACGGCCCGATCATCTCGGGCCTCACCGACGACTTCACCGCCATCGGGGAGGATCCGGTCGTCGGCGACGCGGACGCTCCGCTGCCGCTCGCCGGCGCGCCCGAGATCCCCGCCGGCGACACGGCCGTGAGTCTGCGGTGGACGGCGCTGGATCCCGGCACCACCCCCAGCGCCCTGTTCGCGATGAACACGGCGGATGACTTCGCGAGCTTCCGCCGCGCGGCATCCCTCTTCGACGTGCCCGCGCAGAACCTGGTCTACGCCGACCTCGAGGGCAACATCGGCTATCAGGCGCCGGGGCGCCTGCCGATCCGCGGCGTCGGCGACGGCACGCTGCCGCAGCCGGGCTGGGACAGCGCCTACGACTGGCAGGGCTTCATCCCCTTCGACGAGCTGCCGGTGTCGTACAACCCGCCCGAGGGCTACATCGTCACCGCGAACAACGCGATCGTCGGCGACGATTACGACTACTTCCTGTCGAAGGACTGGGACTACGGGTACCGGGCCGCACGCATCGCGCACCTGATCGAACGCCGCTCTGCGGCCGCGCCGCTCAGCGCGCAGGACATGCGCGAGATCCAGATGGACGACGAGATGTGGATCGGCAAGCAGCTCGTCGCCGCGATGGAGGGGGTGCCTGTCGAGCGGAAGGGTCCGAAGGCCGCGGTCGACCTGCTGCGCACCTGGGACGTGCAGAACACGCCCGACTCCCCCGCCGCGGCCTACGCGAACGTGCTCTGGTCGAACCTCGTGCACAACGTCTTCATCGACCGCGAGGTGCCGATGCCCGTCGGCGACCAGGGCCGCCTGTTCACCGTCGTCGGCCAGATGCTCGAAGACGAGAACGACCCGCTGTGGCAGAACGAGCGGGTGGGCGTCGACGACATGCAGTCGATGCTCGCGCTGGCCGCCGACCAGGCCTACGACGAACTGGCCGAGCTGCAGGGCGGCGATGTGACCGCCTGGCGCTGGGGCGACCTGCACGCGCTCTCGCTGACCCACTCCACCCTGGGAACCTCGGGCATCGCTCCGATCGAGATGCTGTTCAACCGCGGACCGTACCGGGTGGGCGGCGGCGCCTCGGTCGTGAACGCGACGGGATGGCGCCTCGGCGAGTCGTACGCGACGGTCACCGTGCCGTCGATGCGGATGGTCATCGACCTCGACGACTTCGACGCGTCGACGTGGAACCACCTCACCGGCGCGAGCGGTCACGCGTTCGACGCCCACTACACCGACCAGACCGCCGACTGGGCCGAGGGCATCCAGAAGCCGTGGGCGTTCACGAAGAAGGCGGTGGGGAAGGCGACGGTCGATCGGCTGGTGCTCACCCCCGCGGGGTGACGGGGCCGGTCGGCGGGTGATCGTTCGCGGGCGGGTGCTCGCAGCCCGGTAGCCTAGAGGGATGCCCGAACGTCTGCTCGCACCCGAGGGCACCGTCGCCGACATCGGCGAGTTCACGTACGCCGGTGCGACGCTGGTGCACGAGGACTTCGGCTCGGGCCGCCGGCCGATCGTTCTGGTGCACGGCATCGGCATGGGCCGCAGCGTGTATCTCGACCTCACGTCCCACCTCGACGGCCGGATCATCGGTCTCGACCTGCCCGGTTTCGGCGAGGCGCCCGAGCCCGAGCGCACCCTCACCATGGAGCGCCACGCCGACCTCGTCGCCGCCTACCTGCGCAGCCGCCGCATCGACGACGCGGTGATCATGGGGCACTCCATGGGCAGCCAGATCGCGGCCGAGATCGCGGTGCGCCACCCCGACGTCGTCTCGGCACTCGTGCTCGCAGGCCCGACCGTGAACAGCGCGTCGCGCAGCGTCCGGGCTCAGGCCGGGTACCTGCTCTGGGATCTGCTGCACGAGCGACCCGAGGTGCTGTGGCGAGGAGCGCGCGAGTACGTGCGCGGCGGCCCGCATCTGCTGCGCAAGATGAAGGCGACGATCGTGCACACGCCCGAGAACGCCTACCCCCGCGTGCGCGTGCCGGTGCTGGTGGTACGCGGTCAGCGCGATCCGCTCGCCCCGATGACCTGGTGCCAGGAGATCGTCGACATGGTTCCGGATGCCCGTTTCGTCGAGATCCCCGACCACGGCCACGGCACGCTGATCAGCGAATCCGGCGGAGCCGCGGCCACGATCCGCGACTTCGTCCGCGGCCTCTGACCGCGGGCAGGCCTGCACCCCGGAGCCGTCGCGTGGTCAGCCGGCGGCCGGCGGGGTCTCCTTCGACTCGGCGTACTCGTCGACGACGAGGCTGTGTGCCTGGATCGTGCCGTTGCGGTACGCCTGACGGCCCACCATGTGGGCCGAGAGCGGCGCGGTCGCGAACTGCAGCAGGATCACCGGGATCACGATCACCAGCCCCAGCAGCATGCCGCCGATCGTGCGCTGCGCCACCGCGATGGCCAGGCAGATGAGCACGAGGCCGAGCACCTGCGGTTTCGTACCCGCATGCAGGCGGCTGGGCACATCGCGGAAGTGCAGCAGACCCACCGCGGCCGACAGGCAGAGGATGGCGCCCAGCAGCACGAGGATCAGCGCGATGGTCTCGGCGACCGGTGCCGGCAGGGCGACTTCGAGGAACGATGTCACGGTCATGGTGTCGTGTTGTCCCTTCGCGCGACGTAGCGGGCCACCGAGATCGACGCGAAGACGCCGACGGCCGCGATGATGAGCATGACGGGGATGTTGCGGGTGTGCCCGTTGATGGCCATGTCGGCCCCGAGCACGCACATCACCTCGGTGAGCAGCACGTCCGATGCGACCGTGCGGTCGAGGATCGACGGGCCCCGCACGATGCGGATCACGGCGAGGATCGCCGCGATGCCGAAGACGACGAGGATGGCGATCAGCAGCGGGTTCGTCATGCCTATCCCTTCTCGTCCGATCGGAGCGCCCGGTACTGCTCCGGAGTTCCGACCGCGCGGACGATGCGGCGCTCCCAGGCGAGCACCCCCTCGCGGAATCGGTCGACGTCGGCGCGGGTGCGCACGCCGATGACGTGCAGGTACAGGATGCGCCGGTCGCGGTCGCTCTCGACGACCAGCGATCCGGGGATGAGCGAGGCTGTCACGGCGACGTGCGTGGTGAGGATGTCATCGGCATAGCGCAGCGGAATCGCGATGATCGCGGCCCCCGGCTGGCGTCGGAGGTCGAAGACCTGGATCGTCACGCTGACCGCGCCCATCACCACCGCGCCGAGGAAGAGCACGATGAACACCAGCGAGTGCCAGACGTTCACCCGACCGACCAACTCGACCGTCGGCAGGCGGAAGACGCGGGTCACGAAGATCGCGACCAGGATGCCGGTGACGATCGCCAACGGTGTGAACTGGTGCCAGAGCAGCATCCACAGCAGCACGAGCCAGATCATGAACGGCAGCTGGAGCAGGATGTCGCGCATGATGCGGCGACGGGCGTCGGCGTTCATCAGCTCGCCCCCTCATCGATCAGCTCGAGCGTGACCGGCTGCAGCAGCCCGGCCCCGATGCGGTCGCAGATCGCATAGAGCGGCCCGGCGAAGACGGTCAGCGCGAGCGTCACCGCGACCATGCCCGCGGTGGCATACGTCATGATCGGCGGGATCTCTCTGGTCTCACCCTGTTCGTCGGCGGCCGGTGCGTTGCCGAGGTACTCGATGCGGCCGTCGTTCTCGGAGGCGCCGTCGTCTTCCCGCCAGAAAGCGAGGTTCCATGCGCGCATCAGGGCGTAGAGGGTGAGCAGCGAGGTGAGGATGCCGCCGAAGATGAGCACGATCATCAGCGGTGTGCCCACGTCGGCGGCGGCTTCGAACAGCGCGACCTTGCCGATGAAGCCCGAGAACGGCGGCAGACCGCCGAGGTTGATGGCGGGCACGAAGTACAGCACGGCCAGCACCGGCGCCGCCTTCATCAGACCGCTCACACGCAGGATGGACGTGCTGCCGGCCTTTCGCTCGATCAGCCCGACGGCGAGGAACAGCGTGGTCTGCACGACGATGTGGTGCACGATGTAGTACACCGTGGCGCCGATGGCGGCCTCGGTCGCGATGGCCAGGCCGAAGATCATGTACCCGACGTGACTGACGAGGGTGAACGACAGGATCCTCTTCAGCTCGGCCTGGGCTACCGCACCGAGCACTCCGATCACCATCGTCGCCAGTGCGACGATCAGCAGGAGGTCGTTGATGTCGTTGCTCGCGAAGATCTGGGTCTCGGTGCGGATCAGCGCGTACACGCCGACCTTGGTCAGCAGGCCCGCGAACACCGCGGTGACCGGCGCGGGCGCCGTGGGATACGAGTCGGGCAGCCAGAACGACACCGGGAAGATCGCGGCCTTGATGCCGAACGCGACCAGCAGGATGAGGTGCAGCACGAGCTGCGTCTCCTGCGGAAGCTGGGCCACGCGCTCCGCGACCTGCGCCATGTTCACGGTGCCGACGGCGCCGTAGATCAGCGCGATCGCGGCGAGGAACAGGATCGACGACACGAGCGAGACGACGATGTACACCGCTCCCGTGCGGATGCGCGATTCGGTGCTTCCCAGGGTGATCAGCACGTACGACGCGACGAGCAGGATCTCGAATCCGACGTAGAGGTTGAACAGATCACCCGCGATGAACGCATCGAAGATGCCGGCCGCGAGGATCAGGTAGGTCGGGTTGAAGATCGAGATCGGCGTCTCCTCGGCGCCGTCGGCGGCGCCCTGACCGATCGAGAAGAGCAGCACCGCGAGCAGCACGATGCTCGAGATGAGCACGAGCAGCGCAGCCAGGCGGTCGACGTAGAGGATGATGCCGAACGGCACGGGCCAGCCGCCCACCGAGACCGCGAACGGCTGATCCGACGCATCCACGGCGAGCAGCAGCACCGCGGCGATGATCGAGACCGCCACGAGGGTCGCGGTGGTGACGACGACCTGCAGCCGGGGGTTGCGGCCGAAGACGAGCGTGACGGCCGCGCCGAGCAGCGGCAGCATCACGATGAGGGGAACGAGTGCGCTCACGGCCGATCCTCCCTCTCATCGTCCTGGGTCCCCGAGCCTGTCGAAGGGCCGGCATCCGGAGCGTCGGGCACATCCACCGGTGCGTCGTCGACGATCGCCGGATGGTCGCGCATGTTCAGAACGGTGATCGGAGCCGTGGTCACCCCGACGAAGTCGGTGGTCGCCTCGTCGTCGTCGCTGGTGGACTCGTCGTCGAAGAGATCCTCCTCGGCATCCGTCCGCTCGCGCACCGCGATGTCGCCCAGGTCGTCCTCCACCGTGTCGGCCTGCCCGAGCTGCCACGAGCGGTAGATCAGGGCCAGCAGGAACGCCGAGACCGCGAACGTGATGACGATGGCCGTCAGGGTCAGCGCCTGCGGGAGGGGGTCGCTGACCTCGCCCTCCTCGCCGTAGAACGGCGCCGATCCGGGCACGCCCATCACGATCAGCAGCAGCAGGTTGGTGGCGTTGCCCAGCAGCAGGAAGCCGATGAGCACCCGGGTGAGGCTGCGCTCCATCATCGCGTAGACGCCGGCGGCGAACAGCACGGCCATGATCACGATGAGGGTCAGGGAGACGTCCATCAGATGACCGCCCCCCGACTGCGCGTCTCGAGCGTCTGCCGGTCGACCTCGGCGCCGAGGCTGCGCAGCACGTCGAGCACGAGCCCGATGACGACGAGGTAGACGCCGATGTCGAAGACCGTCGAGCTGACGAACTCGATGTGACCGAGCACCGGCACCTCGGCCTCCCACACGGCGCTCTGCAGTGGCGCCATGCCGAAGAACAGCGGCAGCAGAGCGGCGCCGACGGCGAGGATGAGTCCTCCGCCGAGCAGGCGCCCGGCGTCGGTCGGCGCAGCCGCGCCCAGCTCCCATCGGCCGCCGGCGATGTAGCGCATCACGAGCGCCATGCCCGCCACAAGGCCGCCCGCGAAGCCGCCGCCGGGCAGGTTGTGACCGGCGAACAGCAGATAGATCGACACGAGGATGATCGTGTGGAACAGCACCCGCACGATCACCTCGAGCAGGATCGAGCGGTTCTCCGCCTTCATCTGCTGACCGCTGACCAGCCACGCCCGCGGCGCACCGCGGTTCTCGGCGGTCTGGAATCGCAGGCCCTCGTCGGTCTCGACCATCGGCCGACGCGCCGTCGACCGCCGAGTCGTCTCGGGCAGGTCGCGTGTCGCCGAGAGCAGGTCTGCGCGGTGGGTGACGAAGACGAGGGATGCCACACCCGTCGCGGCCAGCACGAGCACGCTCAGCTCGCCCATCGTGTCCCACCCGCGGAGGTCGACGAGGGCGACGTTGACCACGTTCTTGCCGTGTCCGAGCTCGTAGGCGAGCTGTGGGAAATCGACCGAGATCGGATCGAACATGCGCGCCTGGGTCGCGACGATGGCGAGGAAGGCCATCACCACTCCCACACCGACGGCCAGCACGGCACGCGGGATCCGCCCGACCGACGCGTTGTGCTCGCCCATGCGCGAGGGCAGTCGGCGCAGCACCAGCGCGAAGGTGACCATGGTGACGGTCTCGACGAGGATCTGCGTGAGCGCGAGATCGGGGGCGCCGCTGGTCGCGAACAGCACGACCATGCCGAGCCCGGTGACCGAGACGAGCACCACTCCCGTGTATCGCTTGCGGGCGCGCACGGCGATGATGCCGGCGATGGCCATCACCGGGGCGACGACTATCTGCACGGGTGTGTGCCAAGCCGAGAGAGCGAGTCGATCCGGCATCGCGGCGACGAGCGCAGTGGCTTCGGCTGCGAGCAGCACGACGAAGATGGTGCCGACGTACAACGGCAGCGAACCGCGCTGGGTGACGCTGGTGGTCAGCACCGAGAGTCGGTCGACGCCGCGCATGACGAGGTAGTACGCGTCGGCGGCGGTGAAGCGCAGCAGGCGGGGCCGGCGATCCCAGCGGGTGCGGATGCTGAGCACGAAGAGTCCGATGCCCACGACGATCGCGCCCAGCGACAGCAGCAGGGCGGGCTCGAGCCCATGCCAGAGCGCCAGGTGCCCCGGCTCAGCCGACCCGAGCGTCTTCGCGTAACCCTGCAGGGCGACATCGACGGCCGGAGCTCCGATGCCGGCGGCGAGGCTGATGCCGGCGAGCACGATCGGCGCCGAGAGGAAGCCCACCGGCGGATCGGGCCATGCCGTCTCGGGCATGTGTGCGCCATCGGCATCCCTCTTGCGCCAGAACGCACCCCAGAGGAATCGGCAGCCGTAGGCGGCCGTGAGGATCGCGCCGATCGTCGAGCCGACGAGCGCCACCCATCCCCACACCGAGCCGTGCAGGGCGTCTTCGAGCAGGGCGGTGAGGGTGGACTCCTTGGCGACGTACCCGATCGTCGGCGCGACGCCCATCATCGAGGCCACCGAGATGAATGCGGCGGTCGCCATCACCGGCGCCTGCCGGCCGACGCCCGACAGCTCGTCGATGTCGCGCGTGGAGAGCTGGCGGTCGATCACACCGACGATGAGGAACAGCGCCGACTTGAACAGCGCGTGCCCGATCACCAGGGCCAGGCCCGCCAGTGCCGCGGCCGGCGTGCCGTAGCCGACGACGACGGCGAAGAACCCGAGCTGGCTGACGGTGCCGAACGCCAGGATGCGCTTGAGGTCTGTCTCGCGCAGCGCCTGGATGCCGCCGAGCAGCAGCGTGAACACGCCCAGCGTGATGACGATCGGTCGCCACGGGGCCGCGAGCGCGAAGATCGGCGCGAACCGCGCGATGAGGTAGATTCCGGCTTTCACCATCGCCGCTGCGTGCAGGTACGCACTGACCGGCGTGGGCGCGGCCATCGCGCCGGGCAGCCAGAAGTGGAACGGGAACAGCGCCGACTTCGAGATCGCGCCGACGAGCAGCATGACGATCGCCGCATCGACGAGCGGCCCGTCCGGGGCGAGGGCGAGCAGCTCCCGGATGCTCGCCGTGCCGGCGTCGACGACGAGCAGGATCACGCCGACGAACATCACGAGTCCGCCGAGCGTGGTCACCAGCAGGGCCTGGAGGGCGGCTCGTCGACTGGCCGCGCGGCGCCGGTAGTGGCCGATGAGCAGGTACGACAGGATGCTCGTGAGCTCCCAGAACATCACGAGCATGACCAGATCATCGGTGAGGACCAGCCCGTACATGGCGCCCGCGAAGCCGAGCAGGACGCCGGCGAACTGGCCGACCTCGCGCCCCTCGTCGTGGAAGTACCAGCGGCAGTACAGCAG
The window above is part of the Microbacterium sp. nov. GSS16 genome. Proteins encoded here:
- a CDS encoding YhgE/Pip domain-containing protein, which gives rise to MSSILAVMRHDLRRAMNSVMALIVLFGLVVIPSLFTWFNVIASWNPFENTRNLTVAVANTDDGYQSDLMPLRINVGEQVVSALRANDDLNWVITSKHDAIDGTRSGEYYAAIVLPTTFSADMMTFYANNGDRTRIDYYLNEKKNALAPKITGQGASEVTKSINEVFTETLSEAGLNIITSLSDYLDDADTQAALSRLQARVESVAAQLRAGAGTADMFTSLISSSRPLVDSASGLVSASGDALRDARGAFGGGKDAAGSLKDALSSTTSSLDAALKGTSDSYESVSESIEQVFATMDAQSASAARTIAALADRVQTQVDQLQTLRDGLVRDVRPLLPETALDAFDASVSAIDAAIARQTALQERLDEAATQITTAGTASQSTRAEIEQLTAQAKAAVDDARRSYTDSLRPKLDALASTLARISTGVDTIGSDLSSAAGSLTGSSSTGSALSDAEALTAGISDSLTETAAKFDELASALATARDTGDLTELTELIGADPHALATHLAEPVELTRVPVYSVISFGAAMTPLYTVLALWVGALLTSVAIRVDPPRGGATGLPELSPTETYLGRFGIFAVVGFLQSSLLGLGSVVFTQVQPQHPLLLILAGWVASLVFTLIIYTLVVTFGNAGKALAVLLLVMQISGSGGAYPLQVLPQWFQNISPFLPATHAVNAMRSAIAGIHQGDYWVSLGWLLAFTLPALLLGLVLRRPFIRSNQKMLAALESTKLM
- a CDS encoding penicillin acylase family protein, whose translation is MTTDIRAAAPPRSLAARIGRIAFLVVATLVVIAVAAAFFLTWTIQRSFPQTSGELSLKGLDESVTVQRDDRGIPTITASTSEDLLFAQGFVHAQDRFFEMDFRRHVTSGRVAEMFGASQVGTDKFLRTLGWRAVAEQEVEALDKTTLGYYQAYADGVNAYLSSRSGAELSLEYAVIGMQNPDYEPEPWEPADSVAWLKAMAWDLRTNIEDETDRALLAARLADTGETTEQTGALIERIYPEYPFGKNPVIVPEISPVDPVTTDATPASFSGSGDAEIADALRTVEWREADSVIEAASMLLGGAGEGIGSNSWVVSGDLTESGMPLLANDPHLGAALPSVWYQVQLKCRKVSEACPFDVGGFSFSGMPGVVIGHNANIAWGFTNLTTDVADLYVEKLDGDSYWRDGALAPLEVEKDVIKVAGGDDVPLTIRRTAHGPIISGLTDDFTAIGEDPVVGDADAPLPLAGAPEIPAGDTAVSLRWTALDPGTTPSALFAMNTADDFASFRRAASLFDVPAQNLVYADLEGNIGYQAPGRLPIRGVGDGTLPQPGWDSAYDWQGFIPFDELPVSYNPPEGYIVTANNAIVGDDYDYFLSKDWDYGYRAARIAHLIERRSAAAPLSAQDMREIQMDDEMWIGKQLVAAMEGVPVERKGPKAAVDLLRTWDVQNTPDSPAAAYANVLWSNLVHNVFIDREVPMPVGDQGRLFTVVGQMLEDENDPLWQNERVGVDDMQSMLALAADQAYDELAELQGGDVTAWRWGDLHALSLTHSTLGTSGIAPIEMLFNRGPYRVGGGASVVNATGWRLGESYATVTVPSMRMVIDLDDFDASTWNHLTGASGHAFDAHYTDQTADWAEGIQKPWAFTKKAVGKATVDRLVLTPAG
- a CDS encoding alpha/beta fold hydrolase, with product MPERLLAPEGTVADIGEFTYAGATLVHEDFGSGRRPIVLVHGIGMGRSVYLDLTSHLDGRIIGLDLPGFGEAPEPERTLTMERHADLVAAYLRSRRIDDAVIMGHSMGSQIAAEIAVRHPDVVSALVLAGPTVNSASRSVRAQAGYLLWDLLHERPEVLWRGAREYVRGGPHLLRKMKATIVHTPENAYPRVRVPVLVVRGQRDPLAPMTWCQEIVDMVPDARFVEIPDHGHGTLISESGGAAATIRDFVRGL
- the mnhG gene encoding monovalent cation/H(+) antiporter subunit G — translated: MTVTSFLEVALPAPVAETIALILVLLGAILCLSAAVGLLHFRDVPSRLHAGTKPQVLGLVLICLAIAVAQRTIGGMLLGLVIVIPVILLQFATAPLSAHMVGRQAYRNGTIQAHSLVVDEYAESKETPPAAG
- a CDS encoding monovalent cation/H+ antiporter complex subunit F; the encoded protein is MTNPLLIAILVVFGIAAILAVIRIVRGPSILDRTVASDVLLTEVMCVLGADMAINGHTRNIPVMLIIAAVGVFASISVARYVARRDNTTP
- a CDS encoding Na+/H+ antiporter subunit E yields the protein MNADARRRIMRDILLQLPFMIWLVLLWMLLWHQFTPLAIVTGILVAIFVTRVFRLPTVELVGRVNVWHSLVFIVLFLGAVVMGAVSVTIQVFDLRRQPGAAIIAIPLRYADDILTTHVAVTASLIPGSLVVESDRDRRILYLHVIGVRTRADVDRFREGVLAWERRIVRAVGTPEQYRALRSDEKG
- a CDS encoding Na+/H+ antiporter subunit D gives rise to the protein MSALVPLIVMLPLLGAAVTLVFGRNPRLQVVVTTATLVAVSIIAAVLLLAVDASDQPFAVSVGGWPVPFGIILYVDRLAALLVLISSIVLLAVLLFSIGQGAADGAEETPISIFNPTYLILAAGIFDAFIAGDLFNLYVGFEILLVASYVLITLGSTESRIRTGAVYIVVSLVSSILFLAAIALIYGAVGTVNMAQVAERVAQLPQETQLVLHLILLVAFGIKAAIFPVSFWLPDSYPTAPAPVTAVFAGLLTKVGVYALIRTETQIFASNDINDLLLIVALATMVIGVLGAVAQAELKRILSFTLVSHVGYMIFGLAIATEAAIGATVYYIVHHIVVQTTLFLAVGLIERKAGSTSILRVSGLMKAAPVLAVLYFVPAINLGGLPPFSGFIGKVALFEAAADVGTPLMIVLIFGGILTSLLTLYALMRAWNLAFWREDDGASENDGRIEYLGNAPAADEQGETREIPPIMTYATAGMVAVTLALTVFAGPLYAICDRIGAGLLQPVTLELIDEGAS
- a CDS encoding Na(+)/H(+) antiporter subunit C is translated as MDVSLTLIVIMAVLFAAGVYAMMERSLTRVLIGFLLLGNATNLLLLIVMGVPGSAPFYGEEGEVSDPLPQALTLTAIVITFAVSAFLLALIYRSWQLGQADTVEDDLGDIAVRERTDAEEDLFDDESTSDDDEATTDFVGVTTAPITVLNMRDHPAIVDDAPVDVPDAPDAGPSTGSGTQDDEREDRP
- a CDS encoding Na+/H+ antiporter subunit A, which produces MLLLLAVFLAGSVILPVLVRWLGAQAFVLGALIPAAAFAHALVQTPHVLDGRDAPFELYRWIPRLGLNLSMHMDVLGWVLTLIVTGVGALVLLYCRWYFHDEGREVGQFAGVLLGFAGAMYGLVLTDDLVMLVMFWELTSILSYLLIGHYRRRAASRRAALQALLVTTLGGLVMFVGVILLVVDAGTASIRELLALAPDGPLVDAAIVMLLVGAISKSALFPFHFWLPGAMAAPTPVSAYLHAAAMVKAGIYLIARFAPIFALAAPWRPIVITLGVFTLLLGGIQALRETDLKRILAFGTVSQLGFFAVVVGYGTPAAALAGLALVIGHALFKSALFLIVGVIDRQLSTRDIDELSGVGRQAPVMATAAFISVASMMGVAPTIGYVAKESTLTALLEDALHGSVWGWVALVGSTIGAILTAAYGCRFLWGAFWRKRDADGAHMPETAWPDPPVGFLSAPIVLAGISLAAGIGAPAVDVALQGYAKTLGSAEPGHLALWHGLEPALLLSLGAIVVGIGLFVLSIRTRWDRRPRLLRFTAADAYYLVMRGVDRLSVLTTSVTQRGSLPLYVGTIFVVLLAAEATALVAAMPDRLALSAWHTPVQIVVAPVMAIAGIIAVRARKRYTGVVLVSVTGLGMVVLFATSGAPDLALTQILVETVTMVTFALVLRRLPSRMGEHNASVGRIPRAVLAVGVGVVMAFLAIVATQARMFDPISVDFPQLAYELGHGKNVVNVALVDLRGWDTMGELSVLVLAATGVASLVFVTHRADLLSATRDLPETTRRSTARRPMVETDEGLRFQTAENRGAPRAWLVSGQQMKAENRSILLEVIVRVLFHTIILVSIYLLFAGHNLPGGGFAGGLVAGMALVMRYIAGGRWELGAAAPTDAGRLLGGGLILAVGAALLPLFFGMAPLQSAVWEAEVPVLGHIEFVSSTVFDIGVYLVVIGLVLDVLRSLGAEVDRQTLETRSRGAVI